A DNA window from Castanea sativa cultivar Marrone di Chiusa Pesio chromosome 7, ASM4071231v1 contains the following coding sequences:
- the LOC142643781 gene encoding cytochrome c6, chloroplastic-like, which produces MQLLLSLTSPPTPWNNAASCLLMKRNINPVPKMQQQQHQVKCFHIKSSVPPLIMAALVALSPICHTPVSFGQTIDVQRGASLFHRACIGCHDAGGNIIQPGATLFTKDLQRNGVDTEEEIYRVTYYGKGRMPGFGENCTPRGQCTFGARLQEEEIKLLAKFVRLQADQGWPNVENEED; this is translated from the exons ATGCAGCTGCTTTTATCTCTAACTTCACCCCCTACGCCTTGGAATAATGCTGCCTCTTGCCTCTTAATGAAg AGAAACATAAACCCAGTTCCCAAAATGCAACAACAACAGCATCAAGTAAAGTGTTTCCATATCAAGAGCTCGGTTCCACCGCTAATAATGGCCGCACTTGTAGCCTTATCTCCTATCTGCCATACCCCAG TTTCATTTGGACAAACCATAGATGTACAGAGAGGAGCGTCTTTGTTCCATCGAGCTTGCATTGGGTGTCATGATGCAGGCGGAAATATAATCCAGCCG GGAGCAACACTTTTTACAAAAGATCTTCAAAG GAATGGAGTAGACACTGAAGAGGAGATATACCGTGTGACATACTATGGCAAGGGAAGAATGCCT GGCTTTGGAGAGAACTGCACGCCAAGGGGCCAATGCACATTTGGAGCCCGTTTGCAGGAAGAAGAGATCAAGCTTTTGGCCAAGTTTGTCAGGTTACAAGCTGATCAAGGGTGGCCAAAtgtagaaaatgaagaagattga